The following coding sequences lie in one Alloacidobacterium dinghuense genomic window:
- a CDS encoding L,D-transpeptidase family protein → MLISARRNLLSFLVLTLWLASSGCNSQTAAPPQPQSSNSNSNIDLPAVSSRLHQIADSGNLADLHWPNFTDYRLHFVHIYEASNFAPVWLNSGKPTPQALAVIQALQASKQKGLNPDDYDASRWTDRLQSLNGSPTPDTLARFDAALTVGVMRYISDLHIGRVNPKHFNFGIDIEQKKYDLPQFVTTKVINAANVQSVLDGVEPPYDGYRHTEDALHHYMQLADQGDGPAVPDVTKTISPGDAYPGVSQLVQRLHLFGDLRADTPVDANSPTYSGSMVDGVKTFQSRHGLAVTGKIDKDTIRQLNTPLAFRVSQLQDALERWRWLPPQFPQPPIVANIPEFIVRAYGPNQKVAFASNVVVGKALRTQTPVFANTMKYIVFRPYWNVPTGIVRGEIIPGITRDRSYISKKNFEVTDFNGKVITDGPVSDEVLAQLRAGKLTVRQKPGPTNSLGLIKLMFPNEYNVYLHSTPAQQLFSQSRRDFSHGCVRVEKPAELAAYVLRNQPPWTLEKVQQAMQSGPDNQQVNLTTPVPVLILYVTAVVEEDGTVHFFNDIYGYDKTLEAVLAKGQPYPG, encoded by the coding sequence ATGCTCATTTCAGCACGTCGAAACCTTCTGAGCTTCCTTGTCCTCACTCTCTGGCTTGCGTCGAGTGGATGCAACTCCCAAACAGCAGCCCCGCCGCAACCCCAAAGCAGCAATAGCAATAGCAACATCGATCTGCCGGCAGTCTCTTCGCGCCTGCATCAGATCGCCGACAGCGGCAACCTCGCCGACCTGCACTGGCCCAATTTCACCGACTATCGCCTGCATTTTGTGCACATCTACGAGGCGTCAAACTTCGCTCCCGTCTGGCTCAATAGCGGCAAGCCGACGCCGCAGGCCCTCGCCGTCATCCAGGCGCTCCAGGCCAGCAAGCAAAAAGGGTTGAACCCGGATGATTACGACGCGTCGCGCTGGACCGATCGCCTGCAATCACTCAACGGCTCGCCCACACCCGACACGCTGGCGCGCTTCGACGCCGCACTTACTGTAGGCGTAATGCGCTACATCTCCGACCTGCACATCGGCCGCGTAAATCCGAAGCACTTCAATTTCGGCATCGATATTGAGCAGAAGAAGTATGATCTTCCGCAATTTGTAACAACCAAAGTGATAAACGCGGCAAACGTGCAGAGCGTACTCGACGGAGTCGAGCCTCCCTACGACGGTTACCGGCACACCGAAGATGCTTTGCATCACTACATGCAGCTGGCCGATCAGGGCGATGGTCCTGCCGTGCCTGATGTCACAAAGACAATATCCCCGGGCGATGCTTACCCCGGCGTCAGTCAACTCGTGCAGCGTCTCCATCTCTTCGGCGACCTTCGCGCCGATACGCCGGTCGACGCCAATTCGCCCACCTATTCCGGATCCATGGTCGACGGCGTCAAGACCTTCCAGTCGCGCCATGGCCTCGCCGTGACCGGCAAGATCGATAAGGACACGATTCGCCAGCTCAACACGCCGCTCGCCTTCCGCGTCAGCCAGTTGCAGGATGCGCTGGAGCGCTGGCGCTGGCTGCCGCCGCAGTTTCCGCAGCCTCCGATTGTGGCGAACATTCCCGAATTCATCGTGCGCGCCTACGGTCCGAATCAGAAGGTAGCCTTCGCCAGCAACGTGGTTGTGGGCAAAGCGCTCCGTACTCAGACGCCAGTCTTTGCCAACACGATGAAATACATCGTCTTCCGCCCCTACTGGAATGTCCCGACAGGTATCGTGCGCGGGGAAATCATTCCTGGCATCACCCGCGATCGCAGCTACATCAGCAAGAAGAATTTCGAGGTCACCGATTTCAACGGTAAGGTCATCACCGATGGCCCCGTCAGCGACGAAGTCCTCGCCCAGCTTCGCGCCGGGAAGCTGACGGTTCGCCAGAAACCAGGGCCAACGAACTCGCTCGGGCTGATCAAGCTCATGTTCCCGAATGAGTACAACGTTTATCTGCACAGCACGCCCGCCCAACAACTCTTCTCGCAGTCGCGCCGCGATTTCAGCCACGGATGCGTGCGTGTCGAAAAACCGGCGGAACTCGCAGCCTACGTCCTGCGCAACCAGCCGCCGTGGACGCTCGAAAAAGTGCAACAAGCCATGCAATCAGGCCCGGACAATCAGCAGGTCAACCTGACGACGCCCGTCCCAGTGCTTATTCTGTATGTGACGGCAGTCGTCGAAGAGGACGGTACCGTACACTTCTTCAACGACATCTACGGCTACGACAAGACGCTTGAAGCCGTATTGGCGAAGGGCCAACCCTACCCCGGCTAA
- the parS gene encoding type II RES/Xre toxin-antitoxin system antitoxin has protein sequence MSVAEIAEVLGGNKTFKHAVRNSDDLATSIRAGLPATIISVLAERLTLHRLDVAKHLGIPPRTLTRRLSRHARLTVDESDRAARMARIIALATEVLGANEKAASWLRTPNRALGGRQPIDEIATDPGYRSVEEVLYAIAYGMYS, from the coding sequence ATGTCCGTAGCTGAAATTGCCGAAGTCCTCGGCGGCAACAAGACCTTCAAGCACGCAGTCAGGAATTCTGACGACTTGGCCACATCCATCCGTGCTGGTTTGCCAGCGACCATCATCTCCGTGTTGGCTGAGAGGCTGACGTTGCACCGGCTCGACGTGGCGAAGCATCTGGGGATTCCGCCGCGGACGCTGACGCGGAGATTGTCCCGGCACGCCCGCCTCACCGTCGACGAGTCGGACCGCGCCGCCCGCATGGCAAGAATCATTGCCCTGGCGACGGAAGTCCTCGGAGCAAATGAGAAGGCAGCCTCATGGCTGCGCACCCCAAATCGCGCCCTGGGAGGCAGGCAGCCGATCGATGAGATTGCAACCGATCCCGGTTACAGATCTGTCGAAGAGGTGCTCTACGCCATCGCGTACGGTATGTACAGCTAA
- a CDS encoding RES family NAD+ phosphorylase, whose protein sequence is MQVWRLCSQKYLSSAFSGIGGMYASRRWNEKGNLIVYTATSRALAAMEYFVNLEPNQAPNDLTMLEAHVPDAEVEQLDLSLLPRNWFEIDNRECQKIGTAWLKSRRSVGLKVPSVPIRGDWNVLLNPSHPDFKQVSITSQEPFFYDERMFRKR, encoded by the coding sequence ATGCAGGTCTGGAGACTCTGCAGCCAGAAATATCTCTCAAGTGCATTTTCCGGCATAGGCGGAATGTATGCCTCCCGCAGGTGGAACGAGAAAGGCAATCTCATCGTTTACACGGCGACTTCTCGCGCGCTGGCGGCAATGGAGTATTTCGTGAACCTGGAGCCGAATCAGGCCCCAAATGATCTGACGATGCTCGAAGCCCATGTGCCGGACGCAGAGGTGGAACAACTGGATCTCAGTCTGTTGCCAAGAAACTGGTTCGAAATCGACAATCGCGAGTGCCAGAAAATTGGTACCGCATGGCTGAAGAGTCGACGGTCCGTGGGCCTGAAAGTTCCTTCTGTCCCAATTCGAGGAGATTGGAACGTCCTGCTCAATCCGTCCCACCCAGATTTCAAGCAGGTGTCAATCACATCGCAGGAACCGTTCTTCTACGACGAACGCATGTTCAGGAAACGCTAG
- a CDS encoding YcbK family protein, with amino-acid sequence MRLKNFLCAGVVAGLTLFAGSSMHAASGDGSVNPEQYRLRLYHLHTGERIDVVYRIGNQYLPDAVAELDRFLRDHRTGDEKDYDVKEFDLLHDLMARLGHPNGEIDIVCGYRTPWSNNYLREHGHGVALHSQHMEAKAIDIRIPGVPTAQVRDAALSMQRGGVGYYASSDFVHVDVGRVRRW; translated from the coding sequence ATGCGATTGAAGAATTTCCTTTGCGCCGGTGTTGTCGCCGGCCTGACACTTTTTGCCGGTTCCTCGATGCACGCCGCGAGCGGTGACGGTTCCGTCAATCCGGAACAATACCGCCTCCGTCTCTACCATCTGCACACCGGCGAGCGGATCGACGTGGTCTATCGGATCGGCAATCAATACCTGCCGGATGCAGTCGCGGAGCTCGATCGCTTTCTGCGCGACCATCGCACAGGCGACGAAAAAGACTACGACGTAAAGGAATTCGACCTTCTGCACGACCTGATGGCGCGGCTCGGTCATCCGAACGGTGAGATCGATATCGTCTGCGGCTACCGCACGCCTTGGAGCAACAACTATCTGCGCGAGCACGGCCACGGCGTCGCCCTGCACAGCCAGCACATGGAAGCCAAGGCCATTGACATCCGCATACCCGGTGTTCCCACCGCGCAGGTGCGCGACGCAGCCCTCTCGATGCAGCGCGGCGGCGTTGGGTATTATGCCTCGTCAGATTTTGTGCATGTCGATGTAGGGCGTGTGCGGCGCTGGTAA
- a CDS encoding Panacea domain-containing protein — protein sequence MRKEKKMTELVIYISKKLSNDKYFGQVKLNKVIFFSDFTAYGRLGHTITGADYQHLGEGPAARSIVPIQRRMQQAGILVIEPRSLYAYTQDRPVSLRDPDLSCFTGEEVAIVDAWIDRLRPMTAKQASNLSHDTFGWRSTKNGETIDPRSVFISWRKPSAADIERGQELAKEHGLLV from the coding sequence ATGAGAAAAGAGAAAAAAATGACCGAATTGGTCATTTACATCAGTAAGAAATTGTCAAATGACAAATATTTTGGGCAAGTAAAACTAAATAAGGTGATTTTCTTCTCCGATTTCACGGCTTATGGGCGTTTAGGGCATACGATCACCGGGGCAGACTATCAGCATTTGGGCGAAGGCCCAGCTGCTCGCTCAATCGTCCCTATTCAGAGGAGGATGCAGCAAGCGGGAATCCTCGTAATTGAGCCGAGGTCGCTTTATGCGTATACCCAAGATAGGCCCGTTTCATTGCGCGATCCCGATCTAAGTTGCTTTACGGGTGAAGAGGTAGCCATAGTGGATGCCTGGATAGACAGACTTCGGCCCATGACAGCCAAGCAGGCCAGCAATCTCTCGCATGACACATTTGGTTGGAGGAGCACGAAGAACGGCGAAACGATCGATCCACGTTCAGTGTTTATTTCATGGCGAAAGCCAAGTGCAGCCGATATCGAACGAGGTCAAGAGCTAGCGAAGGAACACGGTCTATTGGTCTAG
- a CDS encoding SDR family oxidoreductase, which yields METGLKNRVAIVAASSQGIGKATALAFAAEGAHLALCARQQGPLEAVAREAAERFGIQTFTVAFDVSDDSAVRSFVQAAHQKLGRVDVCVTNAGGPPAKPFLSTTMEEWERAWQLNLRSIVSFAQAVLPYMQQQKWGRIVTLTSYTVKQPVPELVLSNSIRAGVMGLVRSLAGQFGPEGITVNNVGPGFTSTDRSVEILEKRAAAKGISFEQAEHDLMQDIPVRRMATPEEVAAAIVWLASAPAASITGQTLLVDGGSYRGL from the coding sequence ATGGAAACAGGTCTGAAGAACCGTGTCGCTATCGTCGCCGCGTCCAGCCAGGGGATCGGCAAAGCTACCGCGCTCGCATTCGCCGCTGAAGGCGCGCATCTTGCGCTTTGCGCCCGCCAGCAAGGCCCGCTGGAAGCTGTGGCTCGTGAGGCCGCTGAGCGCTTCGGTATTCAAACCTTCACCGTTGCTTTCGACGTGAGCGATGACAGCGCTGTGCGCAGCTTTGTGCAGGCTGCTCATCAAAAACTTGGGCGCGTGGATGTCTGCGTGACCAATGCCGGGGGCCCACCCGCCAAACCGTTTCTTTCGACGACGATGGAGGAGTGGGAGCGTGCCTGGCAGCTTAACCTGCGCAGCATCGTCTCTTTCGCGCAGGCGGTGCTGCCCTACATGCAGCAGCAGAAGTGGGGACGCATCGTCACCTTGACATCGTATACCGTCAAGCAGCCGGTGCCGGAGCTGGTGCTCTCGAACTCCATCCGGGCTGGAGTGATGGGGCTGGTGCGCTCGCTGGCAGGGCAGTTTGGCCCGGAGGGAATCACCGTCAACAACGTTGGTCCTGGATTCACCTCGACAGACCGATCCGTGGAAATCCTCGAGAAGCGCGCAGCCGCCAAAGGTATTTCATTCGAACAGGCGGAGCATGACCTGATGCAGGACATTCCTGTCCGGCGCATGGCTACTCCCGAAGAGGTTGCTGCAGCCATCGTGTGGCTTGCTTCGGCGCCAGCTGCTTCGATTACCGGACAGACGCTGCTGGTGGATGGTGGTTCGTACCGGGGGCTCTAA
- a CDS encoding cupin domain-containing protein, with product MSSQWKHTPLSAIPVEHLNPLLERQFVHGEQSMLARLLLRKGCIVPEHSHHNEQISYILEGALRFTLNGNEVVTVNAGETLVIPSNVKHSAEALVDTIDLDVFAPPRADWIGGTDAYLRK from the coding sequence TTGTCATCTCAATGGAAGCACACGCCACTCTCAGCGATTCCGGTCGAGCATCTCAACCCGCTTCTCGAACGCCAGTTTGTGCATGGCGAGCAGTCCATGCTCGCGCGCCTCCTGCTGCGCAAAGGCTGCATCGTTCCCGAGCACAGCCACCACAACGAGCAGATCTCATACATTCTTGAAGGCGCGCTCCGCTTCACCCTCAACGGCAATGAGGTTGTCACCGTCAATGCAGGAGAAACGTTAGTGATTCCGTCGAACGTCAAGCACAGTGCTGAGGCGCTGGTAGACACGATCGATTTGGATGTATTCGCGCCGCCGCGTGCGGACTGGATCGGCGGAACGGACGCATACCTGCGAAAGTAA
- a CDS encoding ankyrin repeat domain-containing protein codes for MNVSQLDKIMSELTDGRTELVFDILAAGQPAAYRDQNSVSLMQHCAYYGDVSAIRYLLAHGESLNSLGTNLGLNAASFHGHWRLCKFLLEHGADVNQPDTDTGETPLHAALSKTDRLVYDRVLEVLLSFGADPNIATKPDVETGAFMRDCRTKGETPLHRAAAFGEADTISLLLNAGARIDARDMNGDTPLGWASWYLRPDPILRLLLYGNFRIHPQRQSMRAYLLGKPQV; via the coding sequence ATGAACGTCTCTCAACTCGACAAGATCATGAGCGAACTCACAGATGGGCGCACAGAACTGGTCTTCGACATACTCGCGGCCGGGCAGCCAGCCGCGTACAGAGATCAAAATAGCGTATCCCTGATGCAGCATTGCGCTTACTACGGCGATGTAAGCGCGATCCGATATCTTCTTGCGCATGGCGAGTCGCTCAACTCCCTGGGCACGAACCTCGGATTGAATGCGGCTTCGTTTCATGGACACTGGAGGCTTTGTAAGTTCCTTCTGGAACATGGCGCAGACGTAAATCAGCCTGATACCGACACAGGAGAAACGCCTCTCCATGCAGCACTATCCAAGACGGACCGTCTGGTCTACGACCGTGTGCTTGAAGTGCTCTTGTCCTTCGGAGCCGACCCGAATATCGCAACAAAGCCTGACGTCGAGACAGGCGCCTTCATGCGAGATTGCAGAACGAAAGGGGAGACTCCACTGCATCGCGCAGCCGCCTTCGGAGAAGCGGACACCATAAGCCTCTTGCTGAACGCAGGCGCAAGGATCGACGCCAGGGACATGAACGGCGATACGCCATTAGGATGGGCCAGTTGGTATCTGCGTCCGGATCCTATCCTGAGACTACTTCTCTACGGAAACTTCCGAATCCACCCGCAACGCCAGAGCATGCGAGCCTATCTGCTGGGGAAGCCTCAAGTCTGA
- a CDS encoding dUTP diphosphatase: MIKVQLLHPDARVPTVNYAGSDLGFDLYAIEDVVLEPGVPARVRTGIAVEGPEGCGFVLGDRSSMAAKGVTYAGGRIDAGYRGEILVCLVNINQPKYSLRVARDAQGALTNAELEQTDACIAIHKGDKIAQMSPFQSMTHLEITAVDTLTESSRGAKGFGSSGR; the protein is encoded by the coding sequence ATGATCAAGGTTCAACTCCTCCACCCCGATGCGCGTGTGCCTACGGTGAACTACGCAGGCAGCGATCTTGGCTTCGACCTCTACGCGATTGAGGATGTCGTGCTCGAGCCCGGCGTCCCTGCACGAGTGCGGACCGGCATTGCGGTGGAAGGACCGGAAGGCTGTGGCTTTGTGCTTGGCGACCGTTCCTCGATGGCCGCCAAGGGAGTCACGTACGCGGGAGGACGCATTGACGCGGGCTATCGGGGAGAGATCCTCGTGTGCCTGGTGAACATCAATCAGCCGAAGTATTCCCTGCGTGTTGCTCGCGATGCGCAGGGAGCGTTAACCAACGCTGAGCTGGAACAAACCGACGCCTGCATAGCCATCCACAAAGGGGACAAGATCGCACAAATGTCTCCCTTTCAGTCGATGACTCATCTTGAAATCACGGCCGTCGACACCCTTACGGAAAGCTCGCGTGGAGCGAAGGGGTTTGGGTCGAGCGGCAGATGA
- a CDS encoding GNAT family N-acetyltransferase, whose protein sequence is MFTNLRVNRPRKLAASASASIGLFDLSAGGSAGLLTPHISVELGKYQIRLAASEAERESACRLRFKVFNLELGEGLMSSYSTGLDKDRFDYVCDHLIVEDRSTGEVVGTYRMQSGSEARRHWGYYSAQEFDFAAYEPVREQVLELGRASIDRDHRSSEVLTLLWRGIAQYSRSCGLRYLIGCSSLNSQDPAEGWAIYEQLKPFLASAEFITRPTSAYTLPPGSGLPQNPPKIPRLLKTYIGVGARICGEPAWDREFGTIDFLTLLDLRQLTPAARNRFLPDEEH, encoded by the coding sequence GTGTTCACCAATCTACGCGTTAACAGGCCCCGGAAGTTAGCCGCCTCAGCGTCAGCCTCCATCGGGCTTTTTGATCTTTCGGCCGGAGGCTCGGCGGGACTTCTAACACCGCATATCTCCGTCGAGCTGGGGAAGTACCAGATCCGGCTCGCTGCGTCGGAAGCAGAGCGCGAGTCAGCATGCAGGCTGCGCTTTAAGGTGTTTAACCTGGAACTGGGTGAAGGACTTATGTCGTCCTACTCAACCGGCCTCGATAAAGACCGTTTCGACTATGTCTGCGACCATCTGATTGTCGAAGACCGGTCGACGGGCGAGGTCGTCGGCACCTACCGCATGCAGTCCGGCAGCGAGGCGCGCCGGCACTGGGGATACTATAGCGCGCAGGAATTTGACTTTGCCGCTTATGAGCCAGTGCGCGAGCAGGTGTTGGAACTTGGTCGTGCATCAATTGATCGCGATCATCGCTCGAGTGAAGTGCTTACTCTGCTGTGGCGGGGGATTGCGCAGTACAGTAGATCTTGTGGGCTGCGCTATTTGATTGGCTGTTCTTCCCTCAATTCACAGGACCCAGCCGAGGGCTGGGCAATTTATGAACAACTGAAGCCCTTTCTCGCATCGGCAGAATTTATCACAAGGCCAACTTCCGCATACACTTTGCCGCCGGGTAGTGGTCTGCCACAAAATCCACCCAAGATTCCGAGGCTCCTGAAGACGTATATTGGAGTAGGGGCGCGAATCTGTGGCGAGCCGGCCTGGGACCGGGAATTTGGCACGATCGACTTTCTCACCCTGCTGGATCTGCGACAGCTGACCCCCGCTGCGAGGAACCGATTTCTACCCGACGAAGAACATTAG
- a CDS encoding lysophospholipid acyltransferase family protein, which yields MTLADRAEWMQASCALVLRRLSIALTIEGPLPSSGLVVSNHLTYFDILLHAAAGPRIFVSKADVRLWPLFGWLARCGGTIFITRGSRSGATEAAISVEYALRSGVTVVLFPEGTSTDGTTLLPFHSFLFEPAVEAEALVTASALNYDAKGVEERDLCYYGDMQFVPNLVEVFEHEGIRSRIRYDSRPRVYSSRKHAANDTWERVARLRLRASLDPLSDSPWHTTMAGGAR from the coding sequence TTGACCCTTGCCGATCGCGCTGAGTGGATGCAGGCATCGTGTGCCCTGGTTTTGCGCCGCCTTTCCATTGCACTCACGATCGAAGGTCCTCTGCCAAGTTCGGGACTTGTAGTCTCCAATCACCTCACTTACTTTGACATCCTGCTCCACGCGGCCGCCGGCCCGCGAATCTTCGTCTCGAAAGCGGATGTGCGGTTATGGCCGCTCTTTGGGTGGCTTGCGCGTTGCGGCGGAACGATCTTCATTACCCGCGGCAGCCGCTCAGGAGCGACGGAGGCGGCGATCAGCGTTGAGTATGCGCTGCGTTCGGGCGTGACCGTGGTGCTTTTCCCGGAAGGCACGAGCACGGACGGAACCACTCTGCTGCCATTCCATTCCTTCCTCTTCGAGCCAGCAGTGGAGGCCGAAGCGCTCGTAACGGCGTCGGCGCTGAACTACGACGCCAAAGGGGTGGAGGAGCGCGATCTTTGTTACTACGGCGATATGCAGTTCGTGCCCAACTTGGTGGAAGTGTTCGAGCACGAGGGTATCCGCAGCAGGATTCGCTACGATAGCAGGCCGCGCGTCTACAGCAGCCGCAAGCACGCCGCGAATGACACCTGGGAGCGCGTGGCGCGACTCCGTCTGCGCGCCAGCCTCGATCCTCTGTCTGATTCACCCTGGCACACGACTATGGCTGGCGGGGCCCGCTGA